From Cyclopterus lumpus isolate fCycLum1 chromosome 2, fCycLum1.pri, whole genome shotgun sequence, a single genomic window includes:
- the LOC117746468 gene encoding uncharacterized protein LOC117746468, whose amino-acid sequence MEAVCEQVHGGEEEAMLWSIQEAVERQTQQIGASACGATAVVDVLKALGVDVAPEEADRCVRTRLRRTESPLPDYLLSRSEAGATHAQLIRGAQEASKGKVAGRFFHLHPRRRVGLVPWLARWIRKGAVPVATMNMQLAVPEGEEVPDAWHHQLIFGVAPDAVFMTNPLDVGSVEEVHQRLCSESVLLIRREDVLQRLTPDCCLSSLSDPQWKALDIEGQVRQMALEEEQGPDRPKSAHVTIPAAYSSGVTLFALRESRLGRELLKAPELPLL is encoded by the exons ATGGAGGCCGTGTGCGAGCAGGTCcatggaggtgaggaggaggcgATGCTGTGGTCCATCCAGGAGGCCGTGGAGAGGCAGACCCAGCAGATAGGAGCGTCGGCCTGCGGGGCCACAGCGGTGGTGGACGTGCTGAAGGCCCTCGGCGTGGACGTGGCCCCGGAGGAGGCGGACCGCTGCGTCCGGACCCGCCTGAGGAGGACCGAGTCCCCGCTGCCCGACTACCTGCTCTCCCGGAGCGAAGCCG GTGCGACTCACGCGCAGCTCATCCGAGGAGCGCAGGAGGCCAGCAAGGGGAAGGTAGCGGGACGCTTCTTCCACCTTCACCCTCGGCGGCGGGTCGGGCTGGTCCCCTGGCTCGCACGCTGGATCCGAAAGGGCGCCGTACCGGTGGCGACCATGAACATGCAGCTGGCCGTGCccgagggggaggaggtgccGGACGCCTGGCACCATCAGCTCATATTCGGCGTTGCACCCGATGCTGTTTTCATGACCAACCCTTTAGATGTAG GAAGCGTGGAAGAGGTGCACCAGAGACTCTGCAGTGAATCGGTGTTGCTGATTCGTCGAGAAGATGTCCTGCAGAGACTGACGCCAGATTGCTGTCTGTCCAGTTTGTCTGACCCGCAGTGGAAAGCCCTGGATATCGAGG GTCAAGTGAGGCAGATGGCCCTTGAAGAGGAGCAGGGACCCGATCGACCCAAGTCGGCACACGTCACGATCCCGGCCGCGTACAGCTCGGGCGTCACGCTGTTCGCCCTGCGAGAGTCCCGGCTGGGACGGGAACTCCTGAAGGCCCCCGAGCTCCCTTTGCTGTGA